The stretch of DNA catgtttcacatcatgtttacttgatcgcaatttacttgttacattatacttgtcagTTTATTACTTACTTTActttgagggtctaatgtgttttgtgcaagtgtttcaagttacaagtatatatgttccaagtgcatcacagtttctcatcattttgaaggagagaaactttaagcacttttagtttatattgtttaagtttatattcagtattctttgttttgtgtCCATGTTGCTTTTAtaagtttttagggtttgtttccatgaaatttgtaggcttttatggtttgtaccattcTTAtgcaacatttttattttgttgcctagtacttctaactaaatgttatgcattttctttaagtactctcactcttgtgccctagtaggatcttgttcctagatgcatatattttatgtattgtgcattggttaagtgttgggcatgcaagtgatttgcattgtGCTTATTGGCTtgtatgtccggatgttcattccaagtgtgaatgagcatcgtggtcactattttatagtgattgcttatttggtcaagccatggtttatttctcattccattttgcttgattgcattgtgcttgcctcatatgcattacaagtttttctacatacaatgattatattgtgttattgtgtttcagaagattcttgttcatatgattcaaaagcttatcagattctagagttaggtgtgagtgagttttgttcaactgttcccaactcacatgttaagtctagagtttattttagggttttgttacggaatagccaaagggggagattgtaaggttgaattttatcaaccatcttgttggctttattctgtgccaaatttgtttgtattttagtaattagtaactttgtatttaggtggaaatcatgtaagggtggtgagtgagagagtgtgaataaacactcaagattgtgcaaagatgCAAAGACTCACGACTGGGACTCGTGGctgactcgcgactggcaaACTGCCAAAGCtagcacacgtgtgaagcatgcaggggagttgaagagtcatgccagttGTTGCATTACAGGACAAAGGTCCTAAGTTGGCCAGGCCATTAGCTCGCAACTTGAACTCACAACTCAATCAAGTCGCGAGACCAAATTGCCAGACCATcctatttgggaaaaactgactcttcgcattcctttctcaccccactacatatagacccttatacccatgaaatatGAAAgtttccaaagagaattttgagagagaaaccctagagaaaaacaagattgattcatccacaatcttcacatagagactcttcaaattcctctattttcttcctctccattgttacatccttgggAGGTTCATtatcaaaaccttttctcacgaTACCTACATCTATGAGAAGACCATTTGGTGCTTGGCAAGcggttaggaagggaccaatttcatattggttgatgctatgagCTATAGTGGAATCCGGtaaactaaagaagaaataggttcggcgtaacctcgttggagtacgagcttggaggacttaggtacactgggtaaattaggcttggaaggtcttctactgttcatgtatcccaactatattttttagtggattatttatcgcttggagggcggtgaagaggttttacgtcaagagtttcggtttcctctttgataacacatcgtgtgttgtccttgtgtttgcatctctcttttcttaaattttgccatttaatttctgttgtaaatgttattttatttggtctaagattgtttatcaattttgttatatgcttatgttcatattccgcacattaattgtttgataataagtttgaattgataatttataaattgaaagtctaaacattcaaggtgttttatacactaattgaacattcGGCCCTGTTTTAAGTCATAtgactcaattttcatcactcaaactGAGAATTGCGTGGGACCCATTGAGAACTGAGTGTTTGGCTTGATTTCCTTTCcctgttttcatcactcaaactCAGTTTGGGTTGAGTGAGAGTGATGAAAACCGAAAACAAGGATTTGTTGTTTTCTatttctcaaactcaaactcagtGGCAACTTCCGTAAAATGGAAGACCTCGTGGAGCCCACAGTTGTGTATTGTCATATCAGCTTGATATTACCATTGCAAATTCGCccatttctctttctcagcaCCACCACAACAAACCCAGCACCGATCCACACCACCGAAACACCAACCCACCAACGCAGCGCTGATCCACACCACCGAAACACCAACCCACCAACGCAGCGCTGATCCACACCACCGAAACACCAACCCAGAGCCGATCCACAACAAACCGATTCAAGCCATGTCGTGACCCATAACTCGATCTCCACCGTAACCTAGCCCCAAACAATTCAAGCCACATCGTGACCCATAACCCGATCTCCACCGTAACCCAACCCTAAAAACCCAATCTCAAACCCGATCTCCACCGTGAAACCCAGTCAACACCCAAATACAGATTAAAGAGGGGAAAGATAGAGAAAGCtaagaaagaaacagagaaaagtggaaaaatttgataaacaaaaaaatttgatagaaaAGAGGGAAAGTCAGGGAAATGAAAGGTGAGTGGAAGAGTGGaagatttttttgttaataagcCGTGGGTAGCAACAGTGTTGCACTAGGTAGTGTCAGTGGTGGGGTCCACGAGTTTGGGGAAAAATGGTAGAGATATGTGACTGAGAACTCAACATAAACATGTGTTTTGCAATTTTTGAGTGAAACTGAgtttgagaattgagttatgagttttgggtttgagttatAGGAATtgaaaactgagaattgagAATTGAGTCAACTCTAAACCAAACGGGGCCTAAGTCTCTAAACTAGTatgaaaagaagagagaaactTAGGTAGAGATGATACAACAGAATTGATGTCAACTGTCACATCCCTCCCTCTAGCTCTTTTTCCTGCAGTCAACCTTACTGTCCATGGTTTGTCGTGCAATACAACTGCTATTATGGATATTACTAATTACCAAGGGGGTGTTTGATAGAGTAgtttgaaaaatgttgtttgtaattttttgaaatacatatgGGTGAAAAAGTGCTATTAATCATTATCCTAAGAATACTCattagtatttttcattaattttttgcaacaaaagttttaaatataatttagcTTTAATCTTTCTGTGATATGgtgaatattatgaaaattgattttgacAAAAATTCTTGTTGCaaatgtaattaaataattccgaaattgtaaaaatagaaaaaatcaGCTTTCCCTCGCAGAAAGAGAAAAGGCTTACCCTCTCCTCATCTTCATCCTCTACACTACTcccactctctctctatctgatTCTAATTATCATATCTATCCGTATTCTTCATGTTGCTTCCTTTAACACACATTCACATTCACCCTTCCTCACTCCCTTCAAACCCCCTCACTGTCACTGACCAATCACCCTTCCCCTTCACCTTCTTCCCCTCACACTCACCACTCTCCAAAACCCGTTTCCTCATTCGGAGCTCCACCTCAGATACCCATACCCTCCCAAATTCCGCTATCCAACGCATTGCCCACAAGCTCCGCTCTCTCGGCTTCGCCGAAGACCCCCAAAACCCGAACCCGAATCCGAGCCCAAATGCCGGAGAAATCTTCATCCCTCTGCCCCATCAATTACCCAAACACCGGGTCGGGCACACTCTCGATGCGAGCTGGTCCACTCCCGAGAACCCGGTTCCGGTTCCGGGCACGGGTTCCGCCATAACCAAATACCACCAGCTGAGGCGCGAGGTGATTAAGCAGAAGGTGATGCATAAgaaggagaagagagaggagaagaaagcTCCGACATTGGCGGAGCTGAGCTTGAGCGAGGCGGAGCTGAGGAGGCTGAGGAGACTTGGGATTGAGACGAGGAAGAAGCTAAAAGTTGGGAAGGCGGGGATTACTGAAGGGATTGTTAATGGTATTCATGAGCGGTGGAGGCGCTATGAGGTCGTGAAAATCGAGTGCGAGGATCTGTGTAGGATGAACATGAAGAGGACTCATGAATTATTGGAGGTTAGCTTAAAGCTTTCCCAATTCTGTTGCTTTTGAATTGTAAATTGAGCAATGTGCTGTATTGGATAGTTTATGTGTAGTTATTAATGTTTGTGTTGTTATAATGCTTGAATTACAATCGAATTCGTGAAGTAGTGTGTTAGTGGAAATTGGAGATTGTAAGTGGAAAGGAAATGAGAGTGGGGTAGAGTTGTGTTATGTATAGGTACTTCTCCTAAGAATTTAAAGGTTAAACCTTGGTGCAATGGTAAGTGTCTTCCGACCATTCAATGTGTTCTGAATTTGATTTGAGAATCAGTTTCTTCCAAATGTCGTATTATGCAGGAGCCTTGTGCACCTGTGGCGGGAGTACCTTTGTGAGTAATTATAATGGCGCTCTCATTGTATTGGATGTTAAGGTTGTTTGGTATTCAGGAACATGAGCATAACAAGGACAAACCTAAAAGCCAAGGAATGATCTTTATATTCCTTCATCTCTGCTAAGTACTATAACTTTGCTTCAAAAACTTACCTGTGATTGGCAATCATGATAAATTTAATCTTATATTCATTAAGTGCACAACCCACAAGCTTTTCAAGCACTTGACTATTTCCCCTGGTGTAGGTTGCCCCTGTTCTGCACACACCTGGTAATTATAAAGAGGATCCTTTGGGGTTGGCCCCAAGATGCTTGTTAGGAGTTTTCAACCCAAGACCTCAGGGATTTCATGAGTCATTAGAAACCACTAGACCGACCCTTCGGAGTTATCTTGCTAGATATTTTTCTTCCCAGAAAGCGTCAGGCTTTCCTGTTAATTTTGCTTGattttatttgtcattaaaCAGATTATGTGAAACCCAGtcaataaatttttacaaacatGCCTAACCTTGACCACACTTTTAGCACTATCTCAAATTGCAAACCTTAGGTAATGTTTTGATTTACCTATTTGAATGTCTTTTCTCTGATAGTCGTTGAGGTTTTGTTttggtcattaaaaaattttatagtgtGCCTTACTGAGCTTGATTTGTGATAATCACTTAACTTAGATTCCTGATATCCACAATTAGTCGTTAGAGGATGAGGTTtggaatttatatataattatccATCTTGTATAgctttctaattttaattttgtttaaacatCTTCAGAGGAAAACTGGAGGTCTGGTTGTTTGGAGGTCTGGAAGTAAGATTGTCTTGTATAGGGGGGCCAATTATAAGTACCCTTACTTTTTGTCtgataaaattttgacaaatgaaACCATGACTGATGATATACTGGATCCACACATTGATGATGGTGAACAAAATGAAACGGATAGCTGCTCATCCAGCATAATTGGTGTAAAAGCTGCTGCAACTAGTCCAAGCAAAGAAATATCTCAACCAAAATTAATCCAAGGTGTTGGTATGCCAAACAGAGTACGATTTCAATTGCCAGGTGAGGCAGAGCTTGCAGAAGAAGCGGATCGCTTATTAGAGGGGTTGGGCCCACGATTTACTGATTGGTGGGGTTATGACCCTCTCCCTGTTGATGCTGATCTTCTGCCAGCCATTGTTCCTGGATACCGGAAGCCTTTCCGCCTTCTTCCCTATGGTGTGAAGTCTGTATTAACAAATGATGAAATGACTACATTAAAAAGACTTGGTCGACCCTTGCCATGCCATTTTGCATTAGGTGAGTATGGCTTTTGATACACAACTGTTACAATCTGGTCAACCCAAATTTACTTGCTTTATACCTTTAAACAGGCAGAAATAGGAATCTTCAAGGATTGGCTGCTTCCATTGTCAAGCTCTGGGAGAAATGTGAGATTGCCAAAATTGCTGTTAAGAGAGGGGTACAGAACACTAATAGTGAAATGATGGCTGAAGAGCTGAAGGTTAGTAATAATGTGACAATAATTTAGAACATATATGTATTTTAAGTTCCTACCACCTCAATTATGTTTGACGCATGATCTTTTTCCTCtaaactaaaatatatttatgattCATAGATTCATAGTTCTTTCATGTGAAGGGATAAGGAGATGTAATTCCCTACTTTTTAGACTGCAAGAAAACTGTTGGTAGATGAGTGATGTGAGCATGTTTTATCTGGCCACTATAAAAGATAGAATTTGTCATAAATTTCCTGTGTTTCTACATATATTTAAATGGGTGAAGCACTTTACTAAATCCCCCCTACCTTTGTGTCCTTGATCACTAAGGTTAACAGGAGAAAGTACAATAGATTTGCAGTTTACGGTCAAggtggaattttttttggtggtaattATAAGTAGGGCTTTACTTCCtcagcccaaaaaaaagggatagGTAAGTTAAATGAAAAACTTGATCAAGATTTCTATTAGACTAGCCATGCTCTAAGGTGATGAATGTTGGGATGTTGAGAGGACATGTTTGTAAAATGAATATAgttgaaatgagaatgttaagatggaTAAGTGGAAATACAAGAAAAGATAGGATTTGAAATGAGGAAATCCCCTTAAAGATAGGGGTGACCTCTATTGAGGAAAAGATGTGGAAGAGTCTCTTAAGATGGTTTGGTCATGTACAAAGGAGTGAGATTAATGAACCTTGAGAAAGAATAAATTTATTCAACTCGAGGGAATGAAAAAATGAAGAGgaagacaaaagaaagaaaaaacattagtaaaagtaataaaatagaATGGTGGAAAAGAGTTCATGTGACCGACTTTGACTAGTCCATTTGAGGATCCGTAGTTGGCCCCAAAATgttgggactaaggcttggttgtttTGTTGATTGTACTTTGCGGATGTAGAAGGTTCTTTGTTTTGCAATTCCTAGATTTCTGACTCTTCTCAATGCCTGTGCACCCAAATAATCTTAACAAAGCACAAATAATTCAACTATGTTTCTAATATCTGctaacttctctctctcttatatattATCTCTTCCTAACTGATGAAGAATTAAATGGTGGGGAAtttgacttttatttattatataaaaaaataaaacagatatgtatttccatttttatgtaaagataatatttaAGCTagtcatttgaaaattttttagggAACTTTTATTCTTTGCAACAACTTTATCTGGAGATATATTGAACTCTGAAAGGCAATCCCTCATTGACTCACGTGGTTcatttggagagagaaaaatgtcaGGCGCTTTGAAGGGTGTGAAAAAATCAGTTGTGGACCTGAAACTTTCATTCCTCAAATCCTCATTTGAGAGGATGACAGCTTTAGGCCtatattcattttcaaatttcattgaGATGCTCGACCATTGTAATTTTTGTGCATAATTGTTGGTGTAGCTATTCCTATTGTATGCTTTCCATGTACTTGGGTTGCACCTTTTCTGTGCTTTTAGTAAATtccttacttataaaaaaattcagacatcttttaaataataattaaaaaatgttgCAGCGGCTGACTGGAGGAATATTACTTTCCCGGGATTCCGAATTTTTTGCCCTATATCGAGGGAAAGATTTTCTGCCACCTGCAGTTTCTTCTGCAATAGAAGTGCGGAGGAAGTATGGAATTCatggagagaaagaaaggacaAGATGTAGTACATCAGTGACAACTGTACAGGAGCCTAAACTTGATACTGCAGAGTGTAGTTCTGAAAGTGAACCTGATGGGGGCAATAATGTGGAAAGGGGTCTCCTTTTAGAACAAAGAAAGCTAAGGTCCACTGAGGCAGCTATCAAAAGAACTAGCATCAAATTGTCGATGGTATGATTTACTAAGGCGCTGTGGCTAATTTCTTGTCGAATTGTTTTTTATCTTGCACTCAGCATCTTTCTCATGAATAGGCACTAGAAAAGAAAGCAAGGGCTGAGAAACTCCTAGCAGAGCTTGAGAAAGAAGAGATCCCCCAACAATCTGAAATAGATAAAGAAGGTATAACTAAAGAAGAAAGATATATGCTAAGGAAGGTTGCCCTGAGAATGAAGCCTTTCCTACTAATGGGTGAGTTTTGCCATCTAGCATACATTTTTTGTACGCTGAACCTGGCACAGTGGGCATGCAGTTTTTTCCTCTCCTAAGAGTAAACAGAATGGCAGTTGAAGACTGATAAAAATGTCACACAGAAGTGGGCACTAATGAGCATATTATCTTTCCATATTCAGGTAGGCGAGGGGTTTTTGATGGAACAGTTGAAAACATGCATCTTCACTGGAAGTACAGGGAACTTGTGAAGATAATATCTAAAACCAGAAGCATTGAAGCTGTTCACGAAGAAGCACGGACATTAGAGGCAGAAAGTGGTGGAATATTAGTGGCGGTTGAGAGAGTGAGCAAGGGTTATGCAATCATTGTGTATCGTGGGAAGAATTATACACGGCCTGCTAGCCTAAGGCCTCAGACGCTCCTAAATAAAAGAGAAGCATTGAAACGCTCTATAGAGGCACAACGCCGCAAGGTAAATTGGCTTGTCTATCTGTGCACACACATACATGTCAACTAGTTTTAATTATCACTCTCTTCTTTTGATAATAGTTAGTAATCCTACACTACTACTTGAACCTgttccccccaccccccacacacatacacacacatatatgtcaACTAGTTTTAATtctcactctcttcttttgaTAATAGTTTGTAATCCTACTCTACTGCTTGAACCcgttcccccccccccaccccccccttGAAACCCCAATCTCTAAGGTTTGGGGAGGTACCATCCCACCTAACAGGCGGGTGGTTAATTCTCACTCTCTTCTTgaacttaaaataataatagaaaaggCACCTTCCATACTTTCacgcaaaaaaaagaaaaaaagaaaaaggagattGAATTGATGACCAAGTGATCTATCCCTGTTAAAGCatcaaaggtacaaggcaagcCCTATAAAGATATGGTTAGAATTGATTGATTTGGTCAGAATTGTGTTCCATGTGGAACCTGTCAAGTTAAGGGACTTAGTTGCAGGCATAAATACATTATGATATGGACCTTGACTCTGTCCAGGATGGTTTATCCATGGGGAGACTGCTGGCTTGTTTAATTTATATCAGCTAATATTTTACCTTGATATTTACTTCAGCATTCTTTTTTCCTGCTTTGTCATGCAGTCTCTGAAACTCCATGTTTTGAGCCTTACCAAAAACATAGATGACTTGAAACTTCAGTTGGTAAGTTATCTTTTGTCTGTGTTtcattgtattctttttttcaCCGATAATTTTTGCTTTGTTATTTTATGCTGATTTACCCAATCATATTGAGGAAAATTATGTGTTATTTTCTTGATTCAGGATAAAGACAAGGAGGCAAACAATGTTCTGCCAGCTGATGCATTGAATTATAAATTGGTGAGCCATCTTACATATCTGTTCATTCTGTGTTCTTTCACCCAAGTAAAGCTATAAATTTGTGGTGAAGTTTACAGTTTGAGTTAAATTAGGTGAAAGAGGATATGAACAATATGCAGGCAACTGAATGCTTGAGATCACATGTGGAACATAATTCCAGTCCTCTCTCTCACTCGGTAATTCCTGCTTGCCATGAAGAGAATAATGTAGAGGTAAGTTATTGATCTTGGATTCAGAAGCTATGTGCTAAAACAATgtggtttatattttttatttgtatttctaGGTCTATGCATATATGGGgttctcattttcaaaataaaaatccaacatGTGTGCTTACCATTTGAATTGATATAGTTGCATTCAAAACCTTATGaggcatttttttttgatgagcaAGTGAGAACTTACAATAAAACCACATTTCAACTGGGAAATACACCAAATATCAATACCACTTGATCTTTTAAACAAGACTCGATTTAGAAACCCCCCAAGAACAGCAAAGGGCCCTGTTCAAGATAGAATTCTTAAAATGAGCTCCGCCAGCAACACGAAGTCTAACTTCCAATTCAATGCCCTATAATAAACTTTCCTCTGTTTGAGATGGGGCCTCCCGGAATATAGTTGTTTCTTTGGACCCATAGATGGTAAAGAGCAGCTCCCCAAGCTAATTTACACAAAACTCAAACTCTTACCCTTCCAGTTTTTCCAAACCCCAATCTACTATCTCATTCCAACTGGTTACAGGATTAAAAAGCAAACATAATCTTATGATGTGAGCCCAAATTCTATCAGTGAAAGGGCAACTGAAGAACAGATGATAACGGCTTCCAAGACAATTTCGACAAAGGACACATGTTGTATCACCTGGATAACCCCATTTTAGCATATCCCTTGTGGCCGACCTGTTTTTGGGGGCTAACCACAAAAAGAAAGCATGTCTGGGGACTGCCATTAAGATCCATACAAGTTTAGTCCATACTGCGTCTGGGAGTTTATGTTTAACAACGTTTTAAGCTCTAGCATTACTAAATGTACCAGAGTTGGAAGGGAGCCAGACAGGTTTGTCATAGTCACCAAATTCAATTAAAGGCAACTTACTTTGGATGGCAGCCAGAGCATCAAATGTAGAAGGATTTTCCAACACCAAATCCCTTCCATCCCCCAGCACACTAGAAACCTTTGCATCTAACTTACTAGCAGCATCATATATCACCCTAGAACTATACTTGGTATGGAGGACCCCATCTGGATGCTAATGGTCTAGCCATAAAAAGATAGACCTTCCTTCACCAATTATAAATTTCAGAAGAGATTTAACCACCTTTCTAAACTTGAGCATTTTCCTCCATCTCCATGAAGATACCTATGAGACTTTGATCAACTAGAAGCTTCTTTCTCTTAGGAGATTTTCCTTGACCCAAGCTACCCAAATTGATCCAGCCCTTGCAAACAAATTCCAGATGTGCTTCATTATATAGCTAAAAAGTTGTACCCAATGCAAAAAGCTCCACTTTTGTGGGGCTTGGGAGAGGTCATGTTAGGCAGCTTTGGTCCTATTTTATTGGAGAGGCTAATTCTCAAACTTGAACCCGCCATCTATCACTTTTGGTGGAAGGCACTTGCCATCGAACCAAGGCTGACCTTTATATGCTTTGTTATAGCTGCACGATTCTAATCATCAATTCTGTTAAACCCAAGTTCCCCTCGTTctttggaccacagacttgctCCCAAGCTTCCTTGGCCCCTTTGGATGGTTATCTCCACCACTCTGCAAGAAGCTACAAAATTTCtgctttttagttttaatcTCGTTTTTGGGCAAGATGAAAATGCTAGCTCAATACACCTTAATGCTAAACAAAACAGAGAATATAAATTGTATTCTGCCTGCAAATGATGATTTCTTAGAGGCCCAAGAGTTGGCCCGAGCAGAGATTTTCTCCACCAGTGTGGCACAATCACTCACAGTCAATTTGGAAGGGGAAATGTGGAACACCAGGATACCTCACTGAACTTTAATGCGGGAGAGACATTAGCACAAAATTAAGCCCTCCCCCTACCCACCGCACACGCGCgcatacacatatatattaacTATTGATATATTGTAACTTGAGATGCTCTTTCAAACGAAAAAGTATTTTATGTATTAGATGCATGTAGCATCTCCCTCAGAATGCGTGGGCCCCATTTACGTGTGGGACCCATACACTATGACAGAGATGCTACGTGTGTCTAATACATATGGTACCACCTCCTTCCCAAACGAGGTGGTACTATGTGTAACCAGTGTGGGGTCCACCCCATGAGAGAGGATGTTTCATGCAACAtgtaatacaaaaataataaatctattCAAACTGATATCTGAAATAGTGCTTTGTGTGAATACTTAAGGCTGAGGACAAACATGGAGCTCAATTAACTCTCATGAACTTAAATGATGGCACGGATGCTTCAATATACAATCCACAAGCCACTCAACAAGATAAAGTGCTTGGCCTCTCATCAACTTTTAAGGGGGATGGGACTGGTAAAATTGAAGCTGGATTTTCATCTGAATTAGTTAATAAAGAACTCCATGCAAAATTGTGCAAGGATATGAATGGTGAAGTTGAAACTGCTGTCTCTACACCTTGCCCTGATAATTTTATGGTAATGTAAAGAATCCTTTCTGTGTTTATTTATATTCATGTTTTTCTTCTAATGGCTAAAGCTGTATGGTTTGTGTACTTTCAGTCAGAAGAAACAGGCTCTTCTGCGGTAGTTCAGCATTGTGTTTATGATAACAATGCAATAGAACCAGCTAAGTCggcaaaaattgatttgaaactGGTTCCAATAGCAGTGGAAAATGGATCAGAGATGCCCCACAAAGCTGTACTTCTTTCCAATAAAGAGAGGCTTCTTTTACGAAAGCAAGCCCTGAAGATGAAAACTCGCCCTGTACTGGCAGTAGGTAATTTTTTAATCCTCTTTCACAGCTTTCAGTTTTCCCTCATTGTTGTTAAGGTTTTAGTAATTACAACATTTGCCTTTTCTAACTTCATACGGGTCTTGGTTGGTCATAATTATCATCTTAGCTGCATTCTCCCTCAGTTTTTTGTTCATCCGGAATTGTTTCTTTATGGTATAAACTGCtggatttttatttgaaatgtgTTCAACAGAATGGAGCTGTATTCAGAATTTATAAGTTTACTTGCTTAATAAGACAAAAAATAAGTGATAAAAACTTCAGAAACTTTTTTCAACTGTTTAAAAGTTCGTATAGATTTTGTAGTAATTGGAAACTTTTGAATTATGTTCAATATCCTAAGATAACTTATGGTGAAGAAT from Quercus lobata isolate SW786 unplaced genomic scaffold, ValleyOak3.0 Primary Assembly Scq3eQI_205, whole genome shotgun sequence encodes:
- the LOC115973026 gene encoding CRM-domain containing factor CFM2, chloroplastic-like isoform X1, translating into MLLPLTHIHIHPSSLPSNPLTVTDQSPFPFTFFPSHSPLSKTRFLIRSSTSDTHTLPNSAIQRIAHKLRSLGFAEDPQNPNPNPSPNAGEIFIPLPHQLPKHRVGHTLDASWSTPENPVPVPGTGSAITKYHQLRREVIKQKVMHKKEKREEKKAPTLAELSLSEAELRRLRRLGIETRKKLKVGKAGITEGIVNGIHERWRRYEVVKIECEDLCRMNMKRTHELLERKTGGLVVWRSGSKIVLYRGANYKYPYFLSDKILTNETMTDDILDPHIDDGEQNETDSCSSSIIGVKAAATSPSKEISQPKLIQGVGMPNRVRFQLPGEAELAEEADRLLEGLGPRFTDWWGYDPLPVDADLLPAIVPGYRKPFRLLPYGVKSVLTNDEMTTLKRLGRPLPCHFALGRNRNLQGLAASIVKLWEKCEIAKIAVKRGVQNTNSEMMAEELKRLTGGILLSRDSEFFALYRGKDFLPPAVSSAIEVRRKYGIHGEKERTRCSTSVTTVQEPKLDTAECSSESEPDGGNNVERGLLLEQRKLRSTEAAIKRTSIKLSMALEKKARAEKLLAELEKEEIPQQSEIDKEGITKEERYMLRKVALRMKPFLLMGRRGVFDGTVENMHLHWKYRELVKIISKTRSIEAVHEEARTLEAESGGILVAVERVSKGYAIIVYRGKNYTRPASLRPQTLLNKREALKRSIEAQRRKSLKLHVLSLTKNIDDLKLQLDKDKEANNVLPADALNYKLVKEDMNNMQATECLRSHVEHNSSPLSHSVIPACHEENNVEAEDKHGAQLTLMNLNDGTDASIYNPQATQQDKVLGLSSTFKGDGTGKIEAGFSSELVNKELHAKLCKDMNGEVETAVSTPCPDNFMSEETGSSAVVQHCVYDNNAIEPAKSAKIDLKLVPIAVENGSEMPHKAVLLSNKERLLLRKQALKMKTRPVLAVGRNNIVSGVAKAIMVHFKKHPLAIVNVKGRAKGTSVQEVVFKLEQATGAVLVSQEPSKVILYRGWGVRDIPGHTEKKNVIDVGKEGGTRPTVSPELLAAIRMECGLQGHVKEETTL
- the LOC115973026 gene encoding CRM-domain containing factor CFM2, chloroplastic-like isoform X2 is translated as MLLPLTHIHIHPSSLPSNPLTVTDQSPFPFTFFPSHSPLSKTRFLIRSSTSDTHTLPNSAIQRIAHKLRSLGFAEDPQNPNPNPSPNAGEIFIPLPHQLPKHRVGHTLDASWSTPENPVPVPGTGSAITKYHQLRREVIKQKVMHKKEKREEKKAPTLAELSLSEAELRRLRRLGIETRKKLKVGKAGITEGIVNGIHERWRRYEVVKIECEDLCRMNMKRTHELLERKTGGLVVWRSGSKIVLYRGANYKYPYFLSDKILTNETMTDDILDPHIDDGEQNETDSCSSSIIGVKAAATSPSKEISQPKLIQGVGMPNRVRFQLPGEAELAEEADRLLEGLGPRFTDWWGYDPLPVDADLLPAIVPGYRKPFRLLPYGVKSVLTNDEMTTLKRLGRPLPCHFALGRNRNLQGLAASIVKLWEKCEIAKIAVKRGVQNTNSEMMAEELKRLTGGILLSRDSEFFALYRGKDFLPPAVSSAIEVRRKYGIHGEKERTRCSTSVTTVQEPKLDTAECSSESEPDGGNNVERGLLLEQRKLRSTEAAIKRTSIKLSMALEKKARAEKLLAELEKEEIPQQSEIDKEGITKEERYMLRKVALRMKPFLLMGRRGVFDGTVENMHLHWKYRELVKIISKTRSIEAVHEEARTLEAESGGILVAVERVSKGYAIIVYRGKNYTRPASLRPQTLLNKREALKRSIEAQRRKSLKLHVLSLTKNIDDLKLQLDKDKEANNVLPADALNYKLATECLRSHVEHNSSPLSHSVIPACHEENNVEAEDKHGAQLTLMNLNDGTDASIYNPQATQQDKVLGLSSTFKGDGTGKIEAGFSSELVNKELHAKLCKDMNGEVETAVSTPCPDNFMSEETGSSAVVQHCVYDNNAIEPAKSAKIDLKLVPIAVENGSEMPHKAVLLSNKERLLLRKQALKMKTRPVLAVGRNNIVSGVAKAIMVHFKKHPLAIVNVKGRAKGTSVQEVVFKLEQATGAVLVSQEPSKVILYRGWGVRDIPGHTEKKNVIDVGKEGGTRPTVSPELLAAIRMECGLQGHVKEETTL